The following are encoded in a window of Methanobrevibacter ruminantium M1 genomic DNA:
- a CDS encoding DUF2149 domain-containing protein has translation MARHKSNKRLNKGEEEDPMSGAANLVDAMLVIAVGLLVFLVISWNMQGIVFNEDMTPEEKQEVMQQMQQVTELEEGQELNDTPDVSNSSGKGYTEMGKVYKDSSTGKLIMVEG, from the coding sequence ATGGCACGTCATAAATCTAATAAGCGTTTGAATAAGGGTGAAGAAGAAGATCCAATGTCTGGAGCAGCAAACCTTGTGGATGCTATGTTAGTTATTGCAGTAGGTCTATTGGTCTTTTTAGTTATCTCTTGGAACATGCAGGGAATCGTTTTCAATGAGGACATGACTCCGGAAGAGAAGCAGGAAGTAATGCAACAGATGCAACAGGTAACTGAACTTGAAGAGGGTCAGGAATTGAATGACACTCCAGATGTAAGTAATAGTTCAGGTAAGGGCTATACAGAGATGGGTAAGGTCTATAAGGACTCATCTACTGGTAAGCTGATTATGGTTGAGGGCTAA
- a CDS encoding MotA/TolQ/ExbB proton channel family protein, with translation MVTVIPGSDLLTSALNVVSQSLQIPVIVFLLIFAVYAVITVGGLISEYSSRKKVPVKVIKDLIYAISRSEDVTELENILKNARIPKNQKRVLINIARSGELKKDSREALAEKLIENEEDIIEKKLQKTDIVTKIGPTLGLMGTLIPMGPGLAALGSGDVTTLSNAIIVAFDTTVVGIGSGAVAYVVSKVRRRWYEQYLSNLDALSKAVLDRLNE, from the coding sequence ATGGTAACAGTTATTCCTGGAAGTGACTTACTAACTTCCGCATTAAATGTTGTTTCTCAAAGTTTACAGATACCTGTAATAGTATTTTTATTAATTTTTGCAGTGTACGCTGTAATTACTGTAGGGGGGCTTATCTCAGAATACAGTTCTCGTAAGAAAGTACCCGTTAAAGTAATCAAGGATTTAATATACGCAATATCTAGAAGTGAGGATGTTACAGAATTGGAAAATATCCTTAAGAATGCAAGAATTCCAAAGAATCAAAAGAGGGTTTTAATCAATATAGCAAGATCTGGAGAGTTAAAGAAAGACTCCAGAGAGGCATTAGCTGAAAAATTGATTGAAAATGAAGAGGACATCATTGAGAAAAAGCTTCAAAAGACAGATATCGTTACAAAGATTGGTCCTACCCTTGGTTTGATGGGTACCCTTATTCCTATGGGTCCAGGTCTTGCTGCATTAGGTAGCGGTGATGTGACAACCTTGTCTAATGCGATCATTGTAGCTTTCGACACTACTGTTGTAGGTATTGGATCCGGTGCAGTTGCATATGTTGTCTCTAAGGTCAGAAGAAGATGGTATGAACAGTATTTATCTAATTTAGATGCTTTATCTAAGGCTGTATTGGATAGGTTGAATGAATAG
- a CDS encoding DUF2162 domain-containing protein — translation MDTISMLWQFGILAAVLVFGIKLGLAVGLANLSKKYLATVCIGYGAGVLILAQISSYFATEITELIYTYNSLFFIIMAVIMILAGIFTIREWKVFEKNTTAATCAAVIAPCPCCFGSIIVSILLVAPTVGLGAVDLSVYVAAALVLTIIVTYFASSIFVRYVDKPYPIVLGNFMFFLGIYFLLSALVIPNIAAIMNKSMGSISIVSMESLAGSIVALVLLVVIGIVFSRKNNILS, via the coding sequence ATGGATACAATTAGTATGCTATGGCAATTTGGAATATTGGCAGCAGTTCTTGTATTTGGTATCAAGTTAGGTTTGGCTGTTGGTTTGGCTAACCTCTCAAAGAAGTATCTGGCTACTGTCTGTATTGGATATGGTGCAGGAGTACTCATTCTTGCTCAAATTTCCTCCTATTTTGCTACTGAAATTACTGAGCTTATCTACACATATAACTCTCTGTTCTTTATTATAATGGCTGTTATAATGATTCTAGCAGGTATCTTTACAATAAGGGAATGGAAGGTCTTTGAAAAGAATACTACAGCTGCCACTTGTGCTGCAGTGATTGCCCCTTGTCCATGCTGTTTCGGTTCAATTATTGTCAGTATCTTGTTAGTGGCTCCTACAGTCGGTTTAGGTGCTGTGGATTTAAGCGTATATGTGGCAGCAGCTTTGGTTTTAACTATTATAGTTACTTACTTTGCTTCAAGCATATTCGTTCGATATGTTGATAAGCCTTATCCGATTGTACTTGGAAACTTCATGTTCTTCTTGGGAATTTATTTCCTCTTGTCTGCATTGGTCATTCCGAACATTGCAGCAATCATGAATAAGTCAATGGGATCAATCAGCATAGTTTCAATGGAAAGTTTGGCTGGCTCTATAGTTGCTTTAGTGCTTTTAGTAGTTATTGGCATAGTATTTTCAAGAAAAAACAATATTCTAAGCTAA
- a CDS encoding cobaltochelatase subunit CobN, which yields MKYNKKIFFLFLLLCLIIPQAIYAGDVDDLSDAGNYTRDNSPLTISSTYQSSTYGSDGGYDDKNENIYILDKVSDGDKSKTCCSKDLSLDNACSMDKSSCSKSNSACSKGISSDKDSSNLSNTYLVSENNYNDFNVDIDLNDKLSDLDLNNDLSLNKDLTLNLNSNNDMDYLNLEEVIQTDGTLTYEGDLDQTYLNDESLNQDVQNDDSLNKNDLKSPLSDENTFNIFIISDNTGNNLFDAVACEILDNSNFSNVKFNIRSGNQINAMSEDEIYELMAPCDAFIGQWVSSNVDAVLTSLLNNHPELSNKKLFLILEPPTGNINSSSSSLNLVRNSTIDYKKIFNGISNDDLINYFKATKRGNNFESIQEYIDNEGSSFNSIFNNLVLYKDINDKANLKNELLYILYLLGHGCSYESANFTGVQASGIFRDRWYSFDEYVLTFFNESRNRTIGILESTMYIQSQQLDLVNEITERLESKGYNVIPIYCPAGNAEQLNIMVKYWTSACSNISGFLENPQDFDIYVDGIISMVAYGVGGENFTNATKFFEDANVPIFRAVHSEYITNEQWELSPVGLSTTKSDKWWHVTIAESQGIFDATYVGGVDSYISNRTGAIILTFVPVHENIELLTDRVDAWVDLKYTPNEDKNISIVYYNYPPGKQNIGASYLDAITSVYNMLYTLKDEGYYLTDLPNNVSELEDMMIACGINVANWAPGEVEKLANRSGVALLPVDEYLEWFDSLDDIVKVQITEGPVAYIGQMVRRAVLINYTDEVETMVNDWYNQIKALLPENQTVAATNILDKLVNSLKLYANASSDGDENASLYYDEFLRYYDEFKSLNVSGLNGWGEAPGNIMLVNRNGTDYFVIPGLTFGNVFIGPEPQRGWEADIENLYHCTAVAPTHQYLAAYYYMQTRQSNAMVFVGRHATHEWLPGKEVLLSYNDYGSIVVGKVPQVYFYITDGLAEAIQAKRRGFAVLISHLDSPKSYTHLYGNLTVLATLLEEYDNNHIIIESDSDKDNQAITYQVIKDNQTITYQVINQELEDNLTRAIKDLVIANNYYLTIGFTAEELNNTDMFSLSSTLNAFLKNTQNTLYPLGLHAIGQKWTDEDLANTVAIIVSHDFEYGGKKTNLFDQLSLYYYGEKYSNLTPLKRDYILNRSVDVCKALIYWDTETVSDTIGIGSPEFIESLNIAKKYIDLYNQCISLELEEMVSALNGGYVPVNIGGESVTVPQVLPTGANMYQDQSSELPTQKAWDYAKTLSLLTLADLNDTTEKIIMGIWCVETARDDGALVSTVLYLLGMEPVWHNSSSAGFDEEGIPTGKKVEDLPNVIALENLTRPDGWAKKRIDVTVITSGLFRDLYSSQARLMDNAYRMALACSYYTIVNNKTIMDSEYGPQVYDALRSIMRSISFKGMSNESLEDNYVAKHWLEDCIYYLSLGYNSTVSGEYAITRIFAPPNGDYGAGISKLVSMSWTWNDTDELSEFYIGRMGNMYSKYYWGDTNPVVFMRALSDTDHIVVSRNTNQYGVLDNDDFFDYWGGLSMTVEYLSNKTPTMNVLMYANKDNAYVATFENVFYNELNTRYLNPEWIKGMMQEGYSGSRYMSNKFISNLWGWQVTRPSSVSETVWDDVYNTYYKDKYGLGVKSWLQSGNNAYSLISMSGTMLNSAYSGYWDADDATLSDIANTWAQATVANGVACCDCSCGNVAMMQWAFKYVNADLLAKLMPKLYDATQNPLFYTNSSDMPTNSSNIDRRTTNSSAESNNTETVQTNSSSNSQQSANGNTNIPGASGGYMVGTEADAQSDMASDSDAGMNDANGEGRSVEVTKSTSTPVAPKDVSMPIAIIVCVICLVALIGFGYFRNRKDDDDYYNDDDDDDYEYK from the coding sequence ATGAAATATAATAAAAAGATATTCTTTTTATTTTTATTATTGTGTCTCATAATTCCTCAAGCTATTTATGCAGGGGATGTTGATGATTTATCGGATGCTGGTAATTACACTAGAGATAATTCACCTTTAACAATAAGTTCCACTTATCAAAGTTCTACTTATGGATCCGATGGGGGATATGATGATAAAAATGAGAATATTTATATTTTAGATAAAGTTAGTGATGGGGATAAATCTAAAACATGCTGTTCTAAGGACCTTTCTTTAGATAATGCTTGTTCTATGGATAAATCTTCTTGTTCTAAGAGCAATTCAGCTTGTTCTAAGGGCATATCTTCAGATAAAGATTCATCTAACTTGTCTAATACATATTTAGTTTCTGAAAATAATTATAATGATTTTAATGTTGATATAGATTTAAATGATAAACTTTCAGATTTGGATTTAAACAATGATTTAAGTCTTAATAAAGATTTAACTCTTAATTTAAATTCAAATAACGATATGGATTATTTAAATCTTGAGGAAGTTATTCAGACAGATGGAACTTTAACTTATGAGGGCGATTTGGATCAAACTTATTTAAACGATGAGTCTTTAAATCAAGATGTTCAAAATGATGATTCTTTAAATAAAAACGATTTAAAATCCCCATTAAGTGATGAAAACACATTTAATATTTTTATAATTAGTGATAATACAGGAAATAATCTTTTTGATGCAGTGGCATGTGAAATCTTAGACAATTCCAATTTTTCTAATGTCAAATTCAATATAAGAAGCGGAAACCAAATAAATGCAATGAGCGAGGATGAAATCTATGAACTGATGGCTCCTTGCGATGCATTCATCGGCCAGTGGGTAAGCTCCAATGTGGATGCAGTATTAACCAGTCTTTTAAACAATCATCCTGAATTGTCAAATAAGAAACTGTTCCTTATCTTGGAACCACCTACTGGAAACATCAATTCAAGCTCCAGTTCATTGAATTTGGTTAGAAACTCTACAATTGACTATAAGAAGATATTCAATGGAATTTCCAATGACGATTTGATAAATTATTTCAAGGCTACCAAAAGAGGAAACAACTTCGAAAGCATTCAAGAATACATTGACAATGAAGGAAGCTCTTTTAATAGCATCTTTAATAATTTGGTTCTCTATAAGGATATAAACGATAAGGCAAATCTTAAAAACGAATTGCTCTATATCCTTTATCTATTGGGACATGGATGTTCCTATGAGTCTGCAAACTTTACAGGAGTACAGGCATCTGGAATATTCCGTGACAGGTGGTATTCATTTGATGAATACGTTCTCACCTTCTTCAATGAGTCCAGAAATCGTACCATAGGGATTTTGGAAAGTACAATGTATATCCAATCCCAACAATTGGATTTGGTAAATGAAATCACAGAACGCCTTGAATCAAAAGGATATAATGTCATTCCTATTTACTGTCCGGCAGGTAACGCCGAACAGCTAAATATCATGGTGAAATATTGGACCAGTGCCTGTTCAAACATCAGCGGATTCTTAGAGAATCCACAAGACTTTGACATTTATGTGGATGGAATTATTTCCATGGTTGCATATGGTGTCGGTGGAGAGAACTTCACCAATGCCACAAAATTCTTTGAAGATGCAAATGTGCCTATATTCAGAGCGGTTCACTCTGAATACATTACCAATGAGCAATGGGAATTAAGCCCTGTAGGTCTCTCTACCACTAAAAGTGATAAATGGTGGCACGTTACAATTGCAGAGTCCCAGGGAATTTTTGATGCTACATATGTTGGTGGTGTTGACTCTTATATTTCAAATAGGACAGGAGCAATCATATTGACTTTTGTTCCAGTTCATGAGAATATAGAACTCTTGACTGATAGGGTAGACGCTTGGGTGGACTTGAAGTATACTCCAAATGAGGATAAGAACATATCCATCGTATACTACAACTACCCTCCTGGTAAGCAGAATATCGGTGCAAGCTACTTGGATGCAATCACAAGTGTCTATAATATGCTTTATACCTTAAAGGATGAAGGATACTATCTTACAGACTTGCCAAACAATGTTTCAGAACTTGAAGATATGATGATTGCCTGCGGTATAAACGTAGCTAACTGGGCTCCTGGAGAAGTCGAAAAGTTAGCTAACCGTTCAGGTGTCGCTCTTCTTCCTGTAGATGAATACTTGGAATGGTTTGATTCCTTAGACGATATTGTTAAAGTCCAGATTACCGAAGGTCCTGTTGCCTATATTGGCCAGATGGTTAGGCGTGCGGTTCTAATCAACTACACCGATGAGGTGGAGACAATGGTCAATGATTGGTACAATCAAATCAAGGCATTGCTTCCTGAAAATCAGACTGTTGCTGCAACAAATATATTGGATAAGCTTGTAAACAGCCTGAAGCTCTATGCAAACGCATCTTCCGATGGCGATGAAAATGCATCCCTTTACTATGATGAATTCTTAAGATATTATGATGAGTTTAAAAGTTTGAATGTTTCTGGATTAAACGGATGGGGTGAAGCTCCTGGAAATATCATGCTGGTTAATCGGAATGGAACCGATTACTTTGTAATTCCAGGTCTTACATTCGGTAATGTCTTCATTGGCCCTGAACCTCAAAGAGGTTGGGAGGCTGACATTGAAAACCTTTACCACTGTACAGCTGTAGCTCCTACTCACCAATATTTGGCTGCTTACTATTATATGCAGACCAGGCAATCAAATGCCATGGTATTTGTCGGAAGGCACGCAACCCACGAATGGTTGCCAGGCAAGGAAGTTTTATTATCATATAATGATTATGGTTCTATTGTTGTCGGAAAGGTTCCTCAAGTATATTTCTATATTACTGATGGTTTAGCAGAGGCTATACAAGCTAAAAGAAGAGGATTTGCAGTATTGATTTCCCACTTGGATTCTCCTAAATCATATACTCATTTATATGGTAATCTAACTGTATTGGCAACTCTATTGGAGGAGTATGATAATAATCATATCATTATAGAGTCTGATTCTGATAAAGATAATCAGGCTATCACTTATCAGGTAATCAAGGATAATCAGACTATCACTTATCAAGTAATCAATCAAGAGTTAGAGGACAATCTAACAAGAGCAATCAAGGACTTGGTAATTGCAAACAATTACTACCTTACAATTGGATTCACTGCAGAGGAATTGAACAATACTGACATGTTCTCCCTAAGCTCAACTTTAAATGCTTTCTTAAAGAACACTCAAAATACCCTATATCCATTAGGACTTCATGCAATAGGTCAGAAATGGACAGATGAGGATTTGGCGAACACCGTTGCAATCATAGTCTCTCATGACTTTGAATATGGCGGCAAGAAGACCAATCTATTCGATCAGCTATCCTTGTATTACTATGGGGAAAAATATTCCAATCTGACTCCATTGAAGCGTGATTATATCCTAAACAGGTCAGTGGATGTCTGTAAGGCTTTAATCTATTGGGACACAGAGACAGTGTCTGATACAATTGGTATAGGAAGTCCAGAGTTCATTGAGTCATTAAACATTGCAAAGAAATACATTGACCTTTACAATCAATGTATCAGCCTTGAGCTGGAAGAGATGGTTTCCGCCTTAAATGGAGGATATGTTCCAGTCAATATAGGCGGGGAAAGTGTGACTGTCCCTCAAGTGCTCCCTACAGGAGCAAACATGTACCAAGACCAGTCATCTGAGCTTCCGACTCAAAAGGCTTGGGATTATGCTAAGACACTCTCACTTCTAACCTTGGCAGACCTTAATGACACTACAGAAAAGATAATCATGGGTATCTGGTGTGTAGAGACTGCAAGGGATGACGGTGCCCTAGTCTCTACAGTGCTCTACCTTTTAGGAATGGAGCCTGTCTGGCATAACTCATCAAGTGCAGGATTTGACGAAGAGGGCATTCCTACAGGTAAGAAAGTTGAGGACTTGCCTAATGTCATAGCATTGGAAAACCTCACCCGTCCTGACGGATGGGCTAAAAAGAGAATAGACGTTACTGTGATTACCAGCGGATTGTTCCGTGATCTATACAGTTCACAGGCACGTCTTATGGACAATGCATACAGGATGGCTTTAGCTTGTTCATATTACACTATCGTAAACAATAAGACAATTATGGATAGCGAATATGGGCCTCAAGTCTATGATGCACTTAGATCCATCATGAGAAGCATTAGCTTCAAGGGAATGTCAAACGAATCATTAGAAGACAATTATGTCGCTAAGCATTGGCTAGAGGATTGCATCTATTATCTAAGCCTAGGCTATAACTCTACAGTCTCTGGAGAATATGCAATAACCCGTATCTTTGCACCTCCTAACGGGGATTATGGTGCTGGAATATCAAAGCTTGTGTCAATGTCATGGACCTGGAACGATACAGATGAGCTTTCAGAGTTCTATATTGGCAGAATGGGAAACATGTATTCAAAATATTACTGGGGAGATACAAACCCTGTCGTATTCATGAGGGCGCTATCCGATACAGACCATATTGTGGTAAGCCGTAATACCAACCAATACGGAGTATTGGATAACGATGACTTCTTTGATTACTGGGGAGGTCTCTCAATGACAGTTGAATACCTATCCAACAAGACTCCTACAATGAATGTATTGATGTATGCAAATAAGGACAATGCATATGTTGCAACATTCGAGAATGTTTTCTATAACGAGCTTAATACAAGGTATCTAAACCCTGAATGGATCAAGGGAATGATGCAGGAAGGCTACAGCGGTTCCAGATATATGTCCAACAAGTTCATTTCCAACCTATGGGGATGGCAGGTAACCAGACCTTCATCTGTCTCTGAAACAGTTTGGGATGACGTTTACAATACCTATTATAAGGACAAATACGGATTAGGAGTAAAATCATGGCTCCAATCTGGAAACAATGCATATTCATTGATATCCATGAGCGGAACAATGTTGAATTCCGCATATTCAGGATATTGGGATGCAGATGATGCTACATTAAGTGATATAGCTAACACTTGGGCACAGGCTACAGTTGCAAATGGGGTAGCATGCTGTGACTGCAGCTGCGGAAATGTGGCAATGATGCAATGGGCATTCAAGTATGTGAATGCTGATTTGCTTGCTAAGTTGATGCCTAAGTTGTATGACGCAACTCAAAATCCGCTCTTCTATACAAATAGCAGTGATATGCCTACAAACTCTTCGAATATTGACCGCCGAACTACAAACAGCAGTGCAGAGTCAAACAATACTGAAACTGTTCAGACTAACTCAAGCTCTAACAGTCAGCAAAGCGCTAACGGAAACACTAATATTCCAGGAGCAAGCGGCGGCTATATGGTAGGTACAGAAGCGGATGCCCAATCAGATATGGCCAGTGATTCAGATGCAGGAATGAACGATGCAAATGGAGAAGGCAGATCTGTAGAGGTCACTAAGAGCACAAGCACTCCAGTGGCTCCAAAGGACGTAAGTATGCCTATAGCTATTATTGTTTGTGTTATTTGTTTAGTGGCATTAATAGGATTCGGTTATTTCAGAAACAGAAAAGACGACGATGATTATTATAATGATGATGACGATGATGATTATGAATATAAATAG